Proteins found in one Fibrobacter succinogenes genomic segment:
- a CDS encoding DNA recombination protein RmuC, giving the protein MMDMTYLIVATVAVFAFAIGILVGALVVHKMGRSVHANREALFNAELSAMKSQFEAVSARLFKERSEEFKDENREHMETFTKPLLKELDDMREMLGRAKEGNDKNIAELNGAIKTMVEQSRKLGIDAENLADALKNRGKVQGDWGEVVLANILSDSGLRENLEYFTQKSYTDENGRELRPDVVVKCSDGSNVIVDSKVSLTAYTDYVSAENDEAREAACKENLASIVKHVDELANKNYPKVVPHAVPYVLMFVPNEGSYILAVNKDPAIAQKAYRKGVLIINPTNLMLALNLILLTWQNTRQEENCVNIMKTAEGLYEKFCGFTDNFVKVGRQLNVAQTTYADALAQLKDGKGNILSRFETMKQLGITSTKTVNEKLK; this is encoded by the coding sequence ATGATGGATATGACTTATTTGATTGTTGCGACGGTTGCGGTTTTTGCTTTTGCGATTGGTATTTTGGTGGGGGCGCTTGTAGTGCATAAAATGGGGCGTTCTGTTCATGCAAATCGTGAGGCGCTTTTCAATGCGGAACTTTCGGCGATGAAGTCGCAATTCGAGGCGGTTTCTGCACGACTTTTCAAGGAACGCAGCGAAGAATTTAAGGATGAAAATCGCGAGCACATGGAAACGTTTACAAAGCCTTTGCTCAAGGAACTCGATGATATGCGCGAAATGCTCGGGCGCGCAAAAGAAGGTAACGACAAAAATATTGCGGAACTGAATGGCGCCATCAAGACGATGGTAGAACAATCCAGAAAGCTTGGGATTGATGCCGAAAATCTTGCTGATGCTCTCAAGAATCGGGGCAAGGTGCAAGGCGATTGGGGCGAAGTCGTGCTTGCTAATATTTTGAGTGACAGCGGCTTGCGCGAAAATTTGGAATACTTTACGCAAAAAAGCTATACGGATGAAAATGGACGTGAATTGCGCCCGGATGTTGTCGTGAAATGTTCTGATGGCTCGAATGTGATTGTCGATTCGAAGGTCTCGCTTACTGCTTATACGGATTACGTTTCGGCAGAAAATGATGAAGCGCGTGAAGCGGCATGCAAGGAAAATTTGGCAAGCATTGTGAAACATGTCGATGAACTTGCCAATAAGAATTATCCGAAGGTGGTGCCGCATGCGGTGCCTTATGTGCTCATGTTTGTACCGAATGAAGGTAGCTACATTTTGGCGGTGAATAAGGATCCGGCTATTGCGCAAAAGGCGTACCGTAAGGGTGTACTGATTATCAATCCGACGAATTTGATGCTTGCGCTGAACCTAATTTTGCTCACGTGGCAGAATACGCGGCAAGAAGAAAATTGTGTGAACATCATGAAAACGGCAGAGGGCCTTTATGAAAAATTCTGCGGTTTTACGGACAACTTTGTGAAGGTGGGGCGTCAGTTGAATGTGGCACAGACAACTTACGCCGATGCGCTTGCGCAATTAAAAGATGGCAAAGGAAATATTCTCAGTCGCTTTGAAACCATGAAACAGCTTGGAATTACAAGCACCAAGACTGTCAATGAAAAGTTAAAGTAA
- a CDS encoding response regulator — MIRKDLNQQSWIEKGNAIIESIADEYDCVCYVDLKKNPEDDDVEIFHISPFLVTRVPALQGECNFHKRLDILCNNFVCDSDREVFYKSTRREIILENLEKKTQYVVPFKCDIDGKEVYFQMGFFADRDESKALKGIVMRLRNVDRDIRSKQRYELDRHLNESIVMKFGEQVESVFVFNPTRNTFRTLYCKEELKGFFPLEGSLESTGEFVAMNVIHPADRKMIREGLDRKRILERLSHEHSFRYLFRDVALGYARWYEVRVMRFDIGEENEFLVGFVNKNEEVITQKINEKVRDEFASIYLIDLEEVLVHVVRQSKYNTIDKAKEVYSYGEAFSNALTFVHKDHHEQWKKLGDVNYLKQLFAKDDSRELIFKHLTEDGSFFWCRSVFRVLDRIDGVPVTLVLTSTSVDRDQSERLSMNEKLELQKKELEVNLSIIDVLASEYSSVMYINLLTDEVIPYSMNEMSRHYYGAMLKDGTKYNDAYLHFVHDFVYDADKERMLEAGDIKNIKAFLRNNKTYVALFRSNLAGQVRYSEMKFVKVNAVNEEPTAMVVAFADRDEEVSARFVHEKIMAEYEAILLCDLSNDTAREILPSKKVDFGDKRQRSTCSYRAYRMVQLVDSEYKDEWLRLASPQYIQRLLAHDDRRELLFKASCFNDPWLSFVMQVVERRNGVATLVIMTFSVVDKKRVEKIQLNKKIAEQKEELERNISIIEALSAEYTSVYYINLETEEITPYSMNKTTANSFGETFKRNVKYSAAYSVYVDKFVSGIYKNRMLQAGSIKNIREQLSKRKSFETMYVNFLNRYCEMKFVKVGDSDHPKFAALGFADKDDVLRKEIQQQAVIQGLAEDFDLVCYIDAVSMRENVYRCTDLFPRVFPEWDKIKGFNERLGVIVEKFVCKDDYELFLKSTRRDVILENLKSKNAYYVNFKADVLGHIEYWQIKFVLTATNPVQIVAGFHSVDEETRKQKKDKEALEKALLMANSASRAKTTFLNNMSHDIRTPMNAIIGFTGLATEHIDNKEQVIDYLSKISRSSEHLLSLINDVLDMSRIESGKMNITDRPESLSDIIHTLKGIVLSDVRSRGQQFVVELENVHNEMIMCDKLRLNQVLLNVVSNAIKYTPEKGIVLMNIKEVSAEPGYAIYEFMVKDNGIGMNEEFLKQIFAPFTRVNSSTVSGIQGTGLGMSITKNIVDMMGGTIEISSREQVGTEVFMTFKFKLCNKPVALAASGKFAGVHCLIINDRPNICRTVDAALKKEGLRFDLCMSGDEALAYIEKSHAANDDYCLILVDWNMPEMKGIQITRQIRKVIGMTVPVVVLTSYDWIDIEKEAIEAGVTSFFAKPLFPSDLHCILQKFCGSSSDLKLDHETLSDEPKKYDFTGRKVMIVEDNILNREISTEILEDRGVEVTAMERGDLAVEKLKYSTVKYDAVLMDIQMPGIDGYEATRQIRKLENPDIANVPIIAMTANAFEEDKRAAMDAGMNDHVAKPVDVEVLCAILAKFFR, encoded by the coding sequence ATGATAAGAAAAGATTTGAACCAACAGTCTTGGATTGAGAAGGGTAACGCAATCATTGAATCCATAGCGGATGAATATGATTGTGTTTGCTACGTTGACTTGAAAAAAAATCCTGAAGATGACGATGTTGAGATCTTTCATATAAGCCCGTTTCTTGTGACTCGTGTCCCTGCTCTTCAGGGTGAGTGCAATTTCCATAAACGTTTGGATATTCTTTGCAATAATTTTGTTTGTGATAGTGATCGCGAAGTTTTTTATAAAAGTACTCGTCGTGAAATTATTCTAGAAAATCTTGAAAAAAAAACGCAGTATGTAGTTCCTTTTAAGTGTGATATTGACGGCAAAGAAGTGTATTTCCAAATGGGCTTCTTTGCTGACCGTGATGAATCCAAGGCGCTTAAAGGGATTGTGATGAGACTGCGCAATGTTGATCGTGACATTCGTTCAAAACAGCGCTACGAACTTGATCGCCATCTCAACGAAAGCATTGTCATGAAGTTTGGCGAGCAAGTGGAATCTGTGTTTGTCTTTAATCCGACAAGGAATACGTTTAGAACGCTTTATTGCAAGGAAGAACTTAAAGGCTTTTTCCCGCTCGAAGGAAGCTTGGAAAGTACCGGTGAATTTGTTGCAATGAACGTAATCCATCCGGCCGATCGTAAAATGATACGTGAAGGCCTTGATAGGAAACGCATTCTTGAACGCCTTTCTCACGAACACAGTTTCCGTTATTTGTTCCGTGATGTCGCGCTTGGGTATGCTCGCTGGTACGAAGTCCGCGTGATGCGTTTTGACATTGGCGAAGAAAACGAATTTTTGGTGGGTTTTGTCAATAAAAATGAAGAAGTCATTACCCAAAAAATTAATGAAAAAGTACGCGATGAATTTGCAAGTATTTACCTTATTGATCTTGAAGAAGTTTTGGTCCATGTAGTTCGCCAGTCTAAGTATAACACGATTGATAAAGCTAAGGAAGTTTATAGTTACGGTGAAGCCTTTAGCAATGCGCTGACTTTTGTTCACAAAGATCATCATGAACAATGGAAAAAATTGGGTGATGTCAATTACCTAAAGCAACTATTTGCAAAAGATGATAGTCGTGAGTTGATCTTTAAGCATTTGACTGAAGATGGATCTTTCTTTTGGTGCCGAAGTGTATTTAGAGTTCTTGATAGGATTGATGGTGTTCCGGTAACGCTCGTGTTGACGAGTACTTCGGTGGATAGGGACCAATCTGAACGTCTTAGCATGAACGAAAAGCTAGAACTCCAGAAAAAGGAATTGGAAGTCAACCTTTCGATTATCGATGTGCTGGCGTCAGAATATTCATCGGTCATGTATATCAATCTTTTAACGGATGAAGTGATTCCGTATTCCATGAACGAGATGTCAAGGCATTATTACGGTGCAATGTTAAAAGATGGAACAAAGTATAATGATGCATATTTGCATTTTGTACACGACTTTGTTTACGATGCCGATAAAGAGAGAATGCTTGAGGCCGGCGATATTAAAAATATCAAGGCTTTCCTTAGAAATAATAAGACGTATGTTGCTCTTTTCCGTTCGAATCTCGCTGGACAAGTGCGTTACAGCGAAATGAAGTTTGTAAAGGTCAATGCTGTGAACGAAGAGCCGACGGCTATGGTTGTTGCTTTTGCCGACCGCGATGAAGAAGTCAGTGCTCGTTTTGTGCATGAAAAAATTATGGCGGAATACGAGGCCATTCTCCTTTGCGATTTGTCGAATGATACCGCCCGTGAAATTTTGCCATCGAAGAAAGTTGATTTTGGCGATAAAAGGCAGCGTAGCACTTGTTCTTATCGTGCTTACAGAATGGTGCAACTAGTCGATAGCGAGTACAAGGATGAATGGCTCCGTCTTGCTAGTCCTCAGTATATCCAACGATTGCTGGCTCATGATGACCGTCGTGAATTGCTCTTTAAGGCCTCTTGCTTTAATGATCCTTGGCTGAGTTTTGTAATGCAGGTTGTGGAACGTCGGAATGGTGTCGCGACTCTTGTCATTATGACGTTTTCTGTTGTGGATAAGAAACGCGTCGAAAAGATTCAGCTGAACAAGAAAATTGCAGAACAGAAAGAAGAACTGGAACGCAATATTTCCATTATTGAAGCGCTTTCTGCTGAATACACATCGGTTTATTATATCAATCTCGAAACAGAAGAAATCACGCCTTATTCCATGAATAAGACAACTGCGAATTCTTTTGGCGAAACGTTCAAGCGCAATGTCAAGTATTCGGCGGCGTATTCTGTTTATGTAGATAAGTTTGTGAGCGGCATTTACAAGAATCGAATGCTCCAGGCCGGATCCATCAAGAATATCCGCGAGCAACTTTCGAAACGAAAAAGCTTTGAGACCATGTACGTGAACTTCCTCAATCGCTATTGCGAAATGAAGTTTGTGAAGGTGGGCGATTCGGATCATCCGAAATTTGCGGCGCTTGGTTTTGCCGATAAGGATGATGTTTTGCGCAAGGAAATTCAGCAGCAGGCTGTAATCCAGGGCCTTGCCGAAGATTTTGATTTGGTGTGCTATATTGATGCTGTTTCTATGCGTGAAAATGTTTACCGTTGTACGGATCTTTTCCCGCGTGTATTCCCAGAGTGGGATAAAATTAAGGGCTTTAATGAACGTCTTGGTGTAATTGTTGAAAAGTTTGTATGTAAAGACGATTACGAATTATTCTTGAAGTCCACCCGTAGAGATGTAATCCTTGAAAATCTAAAGAGTAAAAACGCTTATTATGTCAATTTCAAGGCTGATGTTTTAGGGCATATTGAATATTGGCAAATTAAATTTGTGTTGACGGCGACGAACCCGGTGCAAATTGTTGCGGGTTTCCATAGCGTTGATGAAGAAACACGCAAACAGAAAAAGGATAAGGAGGCTTTGGAAAAAGCGCTTTTGATGGCTAATTCTGCAAGCCGAGCCAAGACAACCTTCCTCAACAATATGAGCCATGATATTCGAACACCGATGAACGCTATCATTGGTTTTACGGGACTTGCAACGGAGCATATTGACAATAAGGAACAAGTGATTGATTATCTTTCAAAAATCAGTCGCTCTTCGGAACATTTGCTTTCGCTCATCAATGATGTTCTTGATATGAGCCGCATTGAGTCTGGAAAGATGAATATAACGGATCGTCCAGAAAGTCTTTCGGATATAATCCATACGCTAAAGGGAATTGTTCTTTCGGATGTTCGCTCTCGTGGGCAGCAATTTGTTGTTGAACTTGAAAATGTTCATAATGAAATGATCATGTGCGATAAATTGCGCCTGAATCAAGTCTTGTTGAATGTTGTTTCTAATGCAATCAAGTACACGCCCGAAAAGGGAATCGTCTTGATGAACATCAAGGAAGTGTCTGCTGAGCCGGGTTACGCCATTTATGAATTTATGGTTAAAGACAATGGTATCGGCATGAATGAAGAGTTCTTGAAGCAAATTTTTGCACCGTTTACCCGTGTGAATTCTTCGACGGTAAGCGGCATTCAGGGAACTGGCCTTGGCATGTCCATCACGAAGAATATAGTGGATATGATGGGTGGTACCATTGAAATTTCGAGCCGAGAACAGGTGGGAACGGAAGTTTTCATGACCTTTAAGTTTAAGCTTTGTAATAAGCCTGTTGCTTTGGCTGCAAGTGGAAAATTTGCAGGGGTCCATTGCTTGATTATAAACGATCGTCCAAATATTTGTAGAACTGTAGATGCCGCGCTAAAGAAGGAAGGCTTGCGTTTTGATTTGTGCATGTCGGGTGACGAGGCTCTTGCTTATATTGAAAAGTCGCATGCTGCAAATGATGATTATTGTTTGATTCTTGTAGACTGGAATATGCCTGAAATGAAGGGAATCCAGATTACGCGGCAAATCCGCAAAGTTATTGGAATGACTGTGCCGGTTGTCGTGCTGACTTCGTACGATTGGATTGATATCGAGAAAGAAGCGATTGAAGCTGGTGTGACGTCGTTCTTTGCGAAGCCTTTGTTCCCGTCAGATTTGCATTGCATTCTGCAAAAGTTCTGTGGCAGTTCATCGGATCTGAAACTTGATCATGAAACGCTTTCTGACGAACCGAAAAAATACGATTTTACTGGTCGAAAGGTGATGATTGTTGAAGACAACATACTCAATCGTGAAATTTCGACGGAAATTCTTGAAGATCGAGGTGTTGAAGTGACTGCGATGGAGCGTGGAGACCTTGCGGTAGAAAAGCTCAAGTATTCAACAGTCAAGTACGATGCCGTTTTGATGGATATTCAGATGCCGGGTATAGATGGTTACGAGGCTACGCGCCAGATTCGTAAGTTGGAAAATCCCGATATTGCCAATGTGCCGATTATTGCAATGACAGCGAATGCGTTTGAAGAAGATAAACGAGCCGCAATGGATGCTGGCATGAACGATCACGTGGCAAAGCCTGTCGATGTCGAAGTCCTTTGCGCAATCCTTGCGAAATTCTTCCGTTAG
- a CDS encoding DNA methylase — translation MRLPRENRTYVAIDLKSFFASVECVLRGLDPLTTNLVVADASRTEKTICLAVTPSLKAYGIPGRARLFEVIQKVREVKRRTGEEIQYIVAPPQMAKYVEYSTRIYEVYLKYVSEEDIHVYSIDECFIDLTHYLSLYKKSARELAKDMIRDVFETTGITATAGIGTNLYLCKIAMDVMAKHVAPDADGVRIAELDEMTYRRELWSHRPLTSFWQLGRGIAERLEHCYLNNGRGIFTMGDLARVSVKNPDALYKMFGVNAEILIDHAWGYEPCGIAEIKRYKSKTHSIGGGQVLSCAYDSAKAKIVIREMVDTLALDLVEKGLVTNGLTLHVGYDRENVDKGIYHGETVIDGYGRTIPKPAHGTAPLMNYTSSVSTIAEAVMKLADRIMNPMLSVKRLNLTANNVLSATQESYDLFTDVKKVEREKKMMLAQIAIKKRFGKNAIFKGMDMQEGATTRERNEQIGGHKA, via the coding sequence ATGAGACTGCCACGCGAAAACCGTACTTACGTTGCAATCGACCTAAAGTCGTTTTTTGCGTCTGTGGAGTGCGTGCTTCGCGGTCTTGATCCGCTGACGACGAATTTGGTGGTTGCCGATGCCAGCCGAACGGAAAAGACGATTTGCTTGGCCGTAACGCCGAGCCTTAAGGCGTATGGAATTCCTGGGCGTGCGCGCTTGTTCGAAGTTATCCAGAAAGTGCGTGAAGTCAAGCGACGGACTGGCGAAGAAATCCAGTACATTGTGGCACCTCCGCAAATGGCGAAGTATGTGGAATATTCTACTCGCATTTATGAAGTTTATTTGAAATACGTGAGTGAAGAAGATATTCATGTTTATTCGATTGATGAATGTTTTATCGACTTGACGCATTATCTTTCGCTGTATAAAAAGTCGGCGCGTGAACTGGCGAAGGATATGATCCGCGATGTGTTTGAAACGACGGGAATTACAGCAACGGCGGGTATCGGGACAAACCTTTATCTTTGCAAAATTGCGATGGATGTGATGGCGAAGCATGTGGCGCCGGATGCAGATGGCGTGCGCATTGCGGAACTTGACGAGATGACGTACCGCAGGGAACTGTGGAGCCATCGGCCATTGACTAGCTTTTGGCAGTTGGGTCGCGGTATTGCGGAGCGCCTGGAACATTGCTATTTGAATAATGGTCGTGGTATTTTTACGATGGGCGATCTTGCGCGTGTGAGTGTCAAGAATCCCGATGCGCTATACAAGATGTTTGGCGTGAATGCCGAAATTTTAATTGACCATGCGTGGGGCTATGAACCATGCGGCATTGCCGAAATTAAACGCTACAAATCCAAGACGCATAGCATTGGGGGTGGGCAAGTGCTGAGCTGCGCTTACGACTCAGCCAAAGCGAAAATTGTTATTCGCGAAATGGTTGATACGCTTGCGCTTGATCTTGTTGAAAAAGGCCTTGTGACGAATGGCCTTACGCTCCATGTGGGCTATGACCGTGAAAATGTGGATAAAGGAATTTATCATGGCGAAACGGTCATTGATGGTTATGGCCGTACAATTCCAAAGCCTGCGCACGGAACCGCACCGCTCATGAATTACACTTCGTCGGTATCGACGATTGCCGAAGCGGTGATGAAACTTGCGGACCGCATCATGAACCCGATGCTTTCGGTGAAACGTTTGAACTTGACGGCGAATAATGTTTTAAGCGCAACACAAGAGAGCTATGACTTGTTCACGGATGTGAAAAAAGTCGAACGCGAAAAGAAGATGATGCTTGCGCAAATTGCCATAAAAAAGCGCTTTGGCAAGAATGCGATTTTCAAGGGTATGGATATGCAGGAAGGAGCCACAACTCGTGAACGCAACGAACAAATCGGAGGGCACAAGGCATGA
- a CDS encoding diguanylate cyclase domain-containing protein, whose protein sequence is MNFDHLLSNHRGKACVLSVEYFPDGSYGNIRVVAGNKAHCADIEALTHHPFMPDCPYEACFPKNPNFEDLCFHCASEGKPIHAYVNLYMMNLWLNMFLLPLESDKENIGYCFYCYDVAPKADSSAMADLSAETASDVLKACIKLRGSDDVKQAFQEVVGDIREICGSDHCCIMLVDSDKRICSNFAESLRPGSDLLPLSHYIDNFYEIVKTWPDTLDGSTCLILKDEHDMEKLREQNPIWASTLEQAKVHSVVLFALRHGKQHLGYMWVLNFNVAEAIKIKETLEVTTYFLSSEIASYQLLNKLEFLSTIDTLTCVKNRNVMNNRVDLIVEGKEPVPKAVLFVDLNGLKRVNDEQGHIAGDRMLREAASILQGVFRDGDVYRAGGDEFMILVNEIDEDELQNRVARAHFLSGKTEDVRFSIGICYGKKDIRKAMRLADERMYAFKNAYYEAHPELKYR, encoded by the coding sequence ATGAATTTTGATCATTTACTGTCGAATCACAGGGGCAAGGCTTGTGTTTTGTCTGTTGAATATTTCCCTGATGGATCGTATGGAAATATTCGCGTTGTTGCTGGTAACAAGGCGCATTGTGCCGACATCGAAGCCTTAACGCACCATCCGTTTATGCCGGACTGCCCTTACGAGGCTTGCTTCCCGAAAAATCCGAATTTTGAAGATCTCTGCTTCCACTGCGCTAGTGAAGGCAAGCCGATACACGCTTATGTGAATCTTTACATGATGAATTTGTGGCTTAACATGTTCCTGTTGCCGCTGGAATCTGACAAAGAAAATATCGGTTATTGCTTTTATTGTTACGACGTTGCACCCAAGGCGGACTCTTCTGCGATGGCGGATCTTTCTGCAGAAACGGCGTCAGATGTTTTGAAGGCATGTATCAAGTTGCGCGGCTCAGATGATGTCAAACAAGCTTTCCAAGAAGTTGTTGGAGATATCCGTGAAATCTGTGGTTCCGATCATTGCTGCATTATGCTAGTGGACAGTGATAAGAGAATTTGTTCAAACTTTGCGGAATCGCTTCGCCCTGGTTCGGATTTACTCCCGTTATCGCACTACATTGATAATTTTTATGAAATTGTAAAAACGTGGCCGGACACATTGGATGGCAGTACATGCCTTATTCTGAAAGATGAACACGATATGGAAAAACTGCGGGAACAAAACCCGATCTGGGCTTCAACGCTTGAACAGGCGAAAGTCCATAGCGTCGTGTTGTTCGCTCTTCGACATGGCAAACAGCATCTCGGTTATATGTGGGTGCTTAATTTTAATGTCGCAGAAGCTATAAAGATTAAGGAAACTCTAGAAGTTACGACGTATTTCCTTTCTTCTGAAATTGCAAGCTATCAGCTTTTGAATAAGCTAGAATTCTTGAGCACGATTGATACCTTGACTTGCGTCAAGAACAGAAACGTGATGAATAATCGTGTGGATTTGATTGTTGAAGGAAAAGAACCTGTGCCGAAGGCTGTGCTGTTTGTGGACTTGAATGGCCTCAAGCGTGTGAACGATGAACAAGGCCATATTGCTGGTGACCGCATGTTACGCGAAGCGGCTTCGATTTTGCAGGGTGTGTTCCGCGATGGCGATGTTTACCGTGCTGGTGGCGATGAGTTCATGATTCTTGTAAACGAAATCGATGAAGATGAACTACAAAATCGTGTTGCTCGTGCTCATTTCTTGTCGGGAAAGACGGAAGATGTTCGTTTCTCGATTGGCATTTGCTATGGCAAGAAGGACATTCGTAAAGCCATGCGCCTTGCTGATGAACGCATGTACGCTTTCAAGAACGCGTATTACGAAGCGCATCCCGAATTGAAGTACAGATAA